The following are encoded in a window of Dioscorea cayenensis subsp. rotundata cultivar TDr96_F1 chromosome 16, TDr96_F1_v2_PseudoChromosome.rev07_lg8_w22 25.fasta, whole genome shotgun sequence genomic DNA:
- the LOC120278502 gene encoding LOW QUALITY PROTEIN: 4-coumarate--CoA ligase 2-like (The sequence of the model RefSeq protein was modified relative to this genomic sequence to represent the inferred CDS: deleted 2 bases in 2 codons), giving the protein MGSCGEDKEIIYQSKLPDIYIPNHLPLHTYCFENLSQFSSRPCIIDGATHEIYTYADVDLISRRVAVGLNNLGISQGHVIMLLLQNTPEFAFAFLAASHLGAISTTANPFYTPAEILKQALASTSRLIITESCYVPKLQPLLADHDIKVVVIDDSVPDGCIPFSTLMSSDENQLPEVTIDSNDVVALPYSSGTTGLPKGVMLTHKGLITSVAQQVDGDNPNLYFHSEDVILCVLPLFHIYSLNSVLLCGLRAGAAILIMKKFDIIKLMELVQNYKVTIAPFVPPIVVEIAKSPVVDDYDLSSIRTVMSGAAPMGKELQDTLRAKIPNAKLGQGYGMTEAGPVLSMCLAFAKEPFEIKSGSCGTVVRNAEMKIVDPETGYLLPRNQPGEICIRGDQIMKGYLNDPKATDNTIDKEGWLHTGDIGYVDDDDEIFIVDRLKELIKYKGFQVAPAELEAMLITYPEIADAAVVPMKDELAGEVPVAFVVRSEGSEITEDQIKQYISKQVVFYKRIHKVFFSEAIPKAPSGKILRKDLRAKLAAGIPNGKMTLVFVCWGEYLIFTQPRTSHILFVYEFST; this is encoded by the exons atgggttcTTGTGGAGAAGACAAGGAAATCATATACCAATCAAAGTTGCCGGACATCTACATTCCAAACCATCTTCCACTCCACACATACTGCTTTGAAAACCTCTCTCAGTTCTCCTCCCGGCCATGCATAATCGATGGAGCCACTCACGAAATCTACACCTACGCCGACGTCGACCTAATCTCCCGCAGGGTCGCCGTTGGCCTTAACAACCTCGGCATCTCCCAAGGCCATGTCATAATGCTCCTCCTCCAAAACACCCCCGAGTTCGCCTTCGCCTTCCTCGCCGCCTCCCATCTTGGCGCCATCTCCACCACAGCCAACCCTTTCTACACCCCCGCCGAGATCCTCAAACAAGCCCTCGCCTCCACCTCACGTCTCATCATCACCGAGTCATGCTACGTCCCCAAACTCCAACCACTCCTCGCTGATCACGACATCAAGGTTGTCGTCATCGACGACTCCGTCCCTGACGGTTGCATCCCATTCTCCACCCTCATGTCTTCTGACGAAAACCAGTTACCAGAAGTCACTATAGATTCCAACGACGTTGTCGCCTTGCCGTACTCCTCCGGCACCACCGGGTTACCCAAAGGTGTCATGCTCACACATAAAGGACTCATCACTAGCGTCGCACAACAAGTGGACGGAGATAACCCTAATCTCTATTTCCACAGTGAAGATGTTATCCTTTGTGTTCTACCATTGTTTCACATATACTCTCTCAACTCTGTGCTTCTCTGTGGATTGAGAGCTGGTGCTGCCATTCTTATAATGAAGAAGTTTGATATTATAAAGTTGATGGAGCTGGTGCAGAACTATAAGGTGACTATCGCGCCGTTTGTGCCACCCATCGTAGTTGAGATTGCCAAAAGCCCGGTCGTCGACGACTATGATTTGTCTTCTATTAGAACCGTCATGTCCGGCGCTGCTCCGATGGGTAAAGAGCTTCAGGATACTCTCAGGGCCAAGATACCAAATGCCAAGTTAGGGc AGGGTTATGGGATGACTGAAGCTGGCCCAGTACTATCTATGTGCTTGGCTTTTGCGAAGGAACCGTTTGAGATAAAATCAGGATCTTGTGGAACTGTTGTTAGGAATGCCGAGATGAAAATTGTTGATCCCGAGACTGGC TATCTTTTGCCACGTAATCAGCCGGGAGAGATTTGCATTAGAGGTGATCAAATCATGAAAG GCTATCTAAATGATCCTAAAGCAACAGATAATACCATAGACAAGGAAGGCTGGTTGCACACCGGAGACATTGGTTAtgtcgatgatgatgatgagatttTCATTGTGGACCGTCTCAAGGAGCTCATCAAATACAAAGGTTTTCAGGTCGCGCCTGCTGAGCTCGAGGCTATGCTTATCACTTATCCAGAAATTGCCGACGCTGCAGTTGTCCC AATGAAAGATGAACTTGCTGGGGAGGTGCCAGTGGCTTTTGTGGTCAGATCAGAAGGGTCAGAAATCACTGAGGACCAAATCAAGCAATATATCTCCAAACAG GTGGTTTTCTACAAGAGGATACACAAGGTGTTCTTCTCAGAGGCCATACCAAAGGCACCATCTGGA AAGATCCTTAGGAAGGACTTGAGAGCAAAGTTGGCAGCTGGAATTCCTAATGGAAAA ATGACTTTGGTGTTTGTATGCTGGGGAGAGTATCTGATCTTCACTCAGCCAAGAACTTCTCATATTCTATTTGTTTACGAGTTTTCTACGTAA